The Zootoca vivipara chromosome 5, rZooViv1.1, whole genome shotgun sequence genome includes the window TTTAAAAGTGAACACACacattatgtttttttaataataatttttattagttttatatatatatacaaatgaaaaaggaaaacaaaaccaagcatAATCCACACTCATTATTCATACcagaaacaaacaataaaaatacaaaagattaaattatagaaataggaaaaaaagagagtaaaaattcaacatttaaacatttcatatcATTTTTCTTTGGGGACTTCCTCTGAGTCCCCCCCTCTGCGTTACATTACTAATTTTTTcagcaaattctatatcttacATTAATTCATTCAATTAAACTAAAATTTGAGACTTCCTTCCGGGAAGGGGCGGCAGAGAGGTGCCCTTAGATGGACAGAGCAGGCGGAAGATGGATCCTGATCTCTCTCTCCTGTTCCAGTGCCCATCTCCCAAGGGCATCACAGAGGCTCAGGTCCGAGCTGAGCTCTCCCCACTGTATGACCGGCGCCCACTCCCTGGTGACAGGGCCCAGATGGAGACAGCTTGGGTAGCACGGCGCCAGCAGAGCCCGTGGCTCTTTGACGGAGCCAATTTCCATCTCCACTCGATCCAGCTGGAGGGGGACATCTTGACCTTCTGCCTCAGTCTCACCTGCTACAAGGACTTTGTGGGCACCAACCTGGCGGACGCAGCTGGGCAGCTCCAGCAGCGTGGGCGTGAGGACTTGGGGAACAGCCAGGCCTACCTTGCCGAGCCTCTGGGGTTGGGCGCCATGCTGCACACAGCGGATGACAAGTTTGTCTTTTTGCGGCGGAGTCAGTGCATAGGGGAGGCACCTGGGAAGATCGACATTCCTGGAGGCCACCCTGAACCACAGGTTGTCATGGGAGATGCTGCCTTGGAGGGGCCCGTCTGTCACCAGGACCTCCCAGGAGAATCCGTGGTCAAGGAGTTGTTCTGCTCTGTGCTGCGAGAGATCCAGGATGAGGTGAACCTTCCACTGCCCACCCTCAGCAGCCCAATGTTACTCAGAATAGCCTGGAACGAGACCAGTGCAGGCCGCTGCAGTGCTGAATTCTACATCAGGTGCAGTCTCAGCTCTGAGCAAGTGAAGCACCATTATGCTATCGGGGGTCCCAAGGCCCAAGAGTCAACCAGCATTATCTTTGTTGACAGAGAGGATGTCCTTACAATGGAGCAGAGCGGGGACTTTTGGAAGGAACTGTGCCCATCAGCCAAAGGGGCCATAGAGCTCTACAGAGGAGTCATGGGCACATGCCAATGAAGAGCCCATTGGGAAGAGGTACTTTGAGGAAGTGAACTACTCTCTCAGGGACTATTCAGAATTACTTTACAGAGCACCCAGCTACCCCAAAATCACCAGCAGTCCTTTGGCAAAGCAGGAATATTATGCCATGGATATGGATAGTGGGATTATTCTCACCACCCAAATCCCCCTTGAAACTGCACTGGCTGAGACCCACCTTAGCGCCTTGTGAGCCTGTTGCTGTGCCTGTtcgtgatatatatatataacattttccATTTATCTTATCAAAATTCAAAATCTGCATTTTCTATACATTTGCATATCTATTTCTCAATTTCTATTCTACAATAGCTTTTTAGATATACTttaaattttttccaatcttctttcacCGCATCTTCTCCCTGGTCTCGCagtctcccggtcatctcagcaagttccataaagtccaataatttcatctgccattcttctactGTTGGTATCTCCtgtgtcttccagttcttagcttctagctgctgttgtggcatacagaaaaaggTAGTATCTTTCTTAGGTATttcttttccaactatacccaagagaaaggattctggtttcttgataaaagtgtttttcaacactctttttaactcattataaatcttttcccagaaatccttaactaatgggcaagtccaccacatatggtaaaaggttccttctgtctttttacatttccaacatttattatcttgtttatgataaatcttagcaagttttactggtgttaaataccatatatacatcattttcatcatgttttctctTAAAGCATAACACGCAGTAAATTTTATATGTTTCTTCCATAACCTTTCTCAATCCTTAACCATaatgttatgtcccacatctttcgACCAGTCTATCATCacagattttgtttgctcatctttcgtatgccactctagcagtaaattatacattctggaaagaacTTTTGTCTTTGGATATATTAACTCCGTTTCCAACTTGGATTTTTCAGATTGGAAACCAATTCTTTTATCAATTTTAAACAtctcatttatttgatgatattggAGCCAGTCATCCAAATGACCTTTTAACTGATCATATGTCTTTAACTTCACCTGGTCTCCTTCTTACATTATGTTGTTTAGATCCTTAATTCTCCTGATGCTTTTCTTATGTGCACctaataagaaaaagaagaaggaaggaaggaaagaaagaaagagaaaaagaaatcttGGCGCAGTGCTTTTTTCAATTGAATGGAGTTACACAGCAAGAGAAAAAAGGCTCCTATTCCAAAATTTTATCTTTGACAGACAAGATtgaagcagttttctgcttgacaTTAGTATCCTGTTGATAATGACATCACATGTGTGCTTAGGGACTTAGTATTCTAGCAGCGTGTGGACTATAATGGATCTGTTTTTTAAGCCATCTATTTCCTAGAACTTTGATTTATCGTAGCAAGCCTATAAGTGATAACTCTGCATCAATGAAATTGAACTTGTCAGAGGTACTGTTGTAGAGATGAGATTCGGAAACAGATCTAAGCCTATCCCTCTTCCTTCTTAATCCTTATAGGCTCCCTTAGTTTCCAAATTAATTACTTAAATGCATAATAGAATAGGTATACAACAAATGTTGCATACGTTATCTGGTACTGTGTATACCTGCTTTttaactactttttaacccagaaaaatcttctcaaaagccgggggtcgtcttatatgccgggtcgtatttcttatatggcgagtatatccgaaacctaaactctatattttaactggaaaagttgggggtcgtcttatacgcccagtcgtcttatacgccggaatatatggtagttTTATGTTAGAGTAGTATGTAGTAGGCAATGCAGTTGGAAAGTTCTtggttgtttggttgttgttgttttttaaagtttttatacTTCTTTATTGTAACTGAAAAACTGTACATAAAAAGGAGCTGTGAAGTTACATTTGTCAAAACGAATGTAAGAAATATTTTCTCTGACCAACTTAAAGGGAGTGCAAACATTTTACATTTCATAAAGTGACAAAAAGTAAACCAAAATGAATAGTTTATGTTTTGTAGCAATGGTACAAAGTTAAgctggagggttttgtttttttaaaggtagtATGGcaaaaagcatcttaaaaagcagagacatcaccttgccgacaaaggtccgtatagttaaagctatggttttcccagtagtgatgtatggaagtgagagctggaccataaagaaggctgatcgccgaagaattgatgcttttgaattatggtgctggaggagactcttgagagtcccatggactgcaagaagatcaaacctatccattcttaaggaaatcagccctgagcgctccctggaaggacagatcgtgaagctgaggctccaatactttggccacctcacgagaagagaagaatccttggaaaagaccctgatgttgggaaagattgagggcacaaggagaaggggacgacagaggacaagatggttggacagtgttctcgaagctacgaacatgagtttgaccaaactgcgggaggcagtggaagacaggagtgcctggcgtgctatggtccatggggtcacgaagagtcggacacgactaaacgactaaacaacaacaacaaatggcaaaaaagaaaaccccTTTCAAATGAAAAATCATATAgttttatttctaaaataaatttagaatgaataaaataaaatgaatttagaAGAGAATTAAagtttagttgttttttaaaggcagaacGCATATGAGGCTGTGATTCATCTGATCATTTTGCTTCCCTCatgcatctccccaccccacagaatAGTATTTAGCATTCTTCTGCCCTTTGGACAGGGTCTGGTGTCATTTGAGCACGGCACCTGTTTCCTTGGTGTACTGGAACTTGCCTTTCTTGTTAAGTCTGTGGATGGCCATGCTGAATCTACAGCTATTAGCTTATCACTTTCTCAATGTCTTCAATCTTACCGGCATTTTAGAGGCTCCCACATTTCACTTGGTTCGATGAGGGTCAAGTGAGGACAgagcagaagggggaaaaaagattcAATGGGATGTAGAAGGGCATTTTTGAGGATCTCAAGCATACGGCTAAGATAGAAGTGAGCTTTAATCTGAGCCTCAGTAATTTCCAAAATCATTATTGGGGGAATACGATTTTGAGTATATTGCTAATTTATTCattaagatttattttattttgatgttaACCTGTTGCGCTTTACTGGAGAGGTTTTCATGGTTTCGATATTTAGCTAAGGTTTTCTAAATTGAATTGGTTTCCAAAGATACCTTGTGTGCTGTAGAAGGTTGTGCCACAATCTCTAGAGTACACTTAAGAGAGTGGGCCAGGCTTCTCAGGCATCCTCAATATCTTGTATCATCTAAATTTGAGTGGGGGAGGGAACAGTTGCCATTCCTCTTCCCTCCACCACCCTTCCAATgatatagaatcatggagttgaaagggaccgtgaggatcatctagtcaaaccccctgcaatgcaggaatatgcagctgtccattatggggattgaacctgcaaccaggccattatcagcaccaaacTCTAACCAACAGAGTTTTAATCCCAATTAAACATGTGAgtgggagcagggcagggggaggagaggctgcctTTTCAGCAGTAGATTCTGATACCCACCCATCCTTGAATCATGAAGAGTTATGGATCAAAAGCTCCCACTAAAAGGAACAtttgggccattccattgtcacgggtgggacacttggaccatgttttttggtattcacacatgtgtaagaatgtaaatatacataaaaattaacaaccaaaatttgaactatgttcttaataagatactgaacattttactaattttttattatttttatggatatttttgacaattttattaaatgttaaagtattgtcacgggtgggacaaaaaaaggacatggggcttgagataagtttgatttatggaaaaactctgtgagttgggaggtgaatcaattataaactcagcatatttgtttaaatcaatgtttattggttacaactatgcaatcagaaatccaggttaagaaatttaatgatacaaaattaaggaaaaaatgctgtcacgggtgggacaatgaaatgtcacgggtgggacgcgtctggcatacacttgatttaacatacaattaaggttgttaaaaatagaataattacaaaaaaccttttgctattactatacttactatctaccatagcctacaaagtataatgttgtatttacagtggtacctcggtttacgaacacctcggtttacgaactttcggtttacgaactatcctaacccggaagttagtaaaccgaggtgccggaggtctactgagcgtccgatgccttcggggaggccgggccttcgctccgatgcctcctggaggcccgcagcgaaggcccggcctccccgaagacatcggagcaaaggccaaacctccccaaaggcatcggagcgtcggataccttcggggaggctgggcttcgctccgatgcgtttgcggaggccggggagcgtttccgtgactgggctgcagtcacgaaagtgctccccggcctccgcaaaggcatcggagccgggacttcgctccgatgcctttgcggaggccggggaccgctttcgcggctccccggcctccgcaaaggcatcggagcgaagtcccggctccgatgccttccggaggccggggagcgttccggggactgctttcgcggctgcacagcccagtcgcggaaacgctccccggcctccggaaagcatcggagccgggacttcgctccaatgcctttgcggaggccggggagccgcgaaagcggtccccggcctccgcaaaggcatcagagcgaagtcccggctccgatgccttccggaggctggggctttgctccgatgcctttgcggaggccgggaccgctttcgcggctgcagcatcggagcaaagcggttaatccgttctagggggtgtttttcctcgtctagaacggattaatcaacttcccattactttcaatgggaaagttcacttcggtttacgaacacttcggtttaagaacagacttctggaaccaattgtgttcgtaaaccgaggttccattgtactaaaattaaaatctattaaaaaaatattttcttgattttgatttgctgatttcaactgttggattatcaatctcatagctgccaagttttcccttttctcgcgaggaagcctattcagcataagggaaaatcccttaaaaaaagggataacttggcagctatgcaatcttaaataaggcataggcctcttggactgtcatattcatatgctgcttttggattttgattctttttccacttgtcggatctttaatagatttgacatccttaaatcctggtgcctgcctgctaatatcatctgaattataaaactcatggacctttgagatattatcttgtgaaataatagaacttttggtgttctgtttagggcttttatcatatacagtcgtacctcgggttgtgaacttcgcaaaccgggaagtattttgccgcgcgcgcatgcgcaaaaggcggtttgggcccttttcgggttacgaacttttcgggttacgaactgcgacccggaacggatcgcgttcgtaacccgaggtaccactgtagtggttttggcgcttgaggtgaactctcatacacaagctttcgtaacatggctattctttattcttttccgtggacttaatggcaacactctcttaactttggtaacagcctttccaagagattgtgggcatttaaatgacccaatctctggaatagtagtgtcgccaattggcctagatttttttcttttatcttttgtctgtactttcttttgcgctcagtttctttccgtctgtattccataagtgattttgcagacaaattctttaccaacttttctcgcctcttcttatctctgaccctctccttttctttgaagctttcacattcgtttttatcttgttttagtttttcacgcagctttctcatacgttctgcagatgtagtctttcccattttgtgtattgattcaaaggttatattatctgtattactgtatgtattcgtactagggtaaagtaacggtaactgcctttatgttccagaaggaacagctactattgattcattcaagcagctgcatttggcgccttagtcttattggtttccaccaaaaggcagctttgtgattgcttgagattgttccctccaaaatgtatccctttctagctagttcccctctcctcagtccctcagtcttgtttgccagaataaagaattgttacatgaggaatctgtctcctgtctgcagagagctgaaatcatttgctgaaatcactaactcaagctacaacagtaaaacaagttgaaaactgtcacgggtgggacagaaaaagaattattaaaatttcatggtgtttacattaattaactgcatttttattattgataggtgtgttatactctaatacatactcccacaataaaacaaacataacctataaattagttttatcacaaaataaacttttgtaccttttgctgtcacgggtgggacactgaaacagcatcccattcaataataaaaataaaatagaaataacttacctatttaaaaattttcaagtccaatgtgtagacaaagttcttcactttaataatataccaacaatgacaaccacaatttttgtttatctttaaaaaataatgccaacctaaatgaacaaaattaagctacacaatcagaaaaatgatactgaaacttcaagctcagatttctcatgaaaa containing:
- the LOC118096594 gene encoding uridine diphosphate glucose pyrophosphatase NUDT22-like → MDPDLSLLFQCPSPKGITEAQVRAELSPLYDRRPLPGDRAQMETAWVARRQQSPWLFDGANFHLHSIQLEGDILTFCLSLTCYKDFVGTNLADAAGQLQQRGREDLGNSQAYLAEPLGLGAMLHTADDKFVFLRRSQCIGEAPGKIDIPGGHPEPQVVMGDAALEGPVCHQDLPGESVVKELFCSVLREIQDEVNLPLPTLSSPMLLRIAWNETSAGRCSAEFYIRCSLSSEQVKHHYAIGGPKAQESTSIIFVDREDVLTMEQSGDFWKELCPSAKGAIELYRGVMGTCQ